The Luteitalea sp. genome segment TCCATCATGTCCACGAGGCGCGCCGCGCGGCTGAAACCGATGCGCAGTCGGCGCTGCAAGTAAGAGATCGACGCCTGGCCGCTCTGCACGACGATGCGGGCGGCCTCGTCGTACAGGTCGTCTTTCTCGAGGCCACCGACCGCCTCCATCTTCTTCTCGTCCTCGGTAATCGTCTCGTCGTAGACCGGCTGCCCCTGCTTTCGCAGGTAACTCGCGAGCCGCGCGCTCTCCTGCTCGGAGATATACGGTCCGTGCAGGCGGACGACACGCGAGCTCGCCGGTGGGAGAAACAGCATATCCCCTTTGCCAAGGAGCTGCTCCGCGCCGTTGCAGTCGAGAATCGTACGCGAGTCCGTCTTCGATGAGACGCGAAACGAGATACGCG includes the following:
- a CDS encoding DNA translocase FtsK, whose translation is LRHMLVSGEAKPDPQTGELPRTLPFVVVIIDELADLMMVASNEVEESICRLAQMARAVGIHLILATQRPSVDVITGLIKANLPARISFRVSSKTDSRTILDCNGAEQLLGKGDMLFLPPASSRVVRLHGPYISEQESARLASYLRKQGQPVYDETITEDEKKMEAVGGLEKDDLYDEAARIVVQSGQASISYLQRRLRIGFSRAARLVDMMEAEGLVSTGSGGKAREVLVPKDYFDQVDAQVR